One part of the Streptomyces nigra genome encodes these proteins:
- a CDS encoding CBS domain-containing protein, whose translation MNHQKVRDQMSDAVVRVQAGTPFKEIAHLLQEYDITAVPVVDDQNRPLGVVSEADLLEKMWGEPQGDDDGADASAGPDKARATDAAGLMTSPALCAREDWSVVDAARMMARHRVKRLLVVDADGRLIGVVSRSDLLRVYLRTDQAIRREIVEEVLVKALGESPAEVQVDVTHGHVVLSGHLSSRTAVPVLKDMCRAVDGVVAVEYRPPRTAGYDGPSGDAADG comes from the coding sequence ATGAACCACCAAAAGGTCCGCGACCAGATGAGCGACGCCGTCGTCCGCGTCCAGGCCGGTACGCCGTTCAAGGAGATCGCCCATCTGCTCCAGGAGTACGACATCACCGCCGTTCCCGTCGTGGACGACCAGAACCGTCCACTGGGCGTCGTGTCGGAGGCCGACCTCCTCGAGAAGATGTGGGGCGAGCCCCAGGGCGACGACGACGGGGCGGACGCCTCCGCGGGGCCGGACAAGGCACGCGCCACCGACGCGGCGGGGCTGATGACGTCACCGGCGCTGTGTGCGCGGGAGGACTGGAGCGTGGTGGACGCGGCCCGGATGATGGCGCGGCACCGCGTCAAGCGCCTCCTCGTCGTCGATGCCGACGGTCGCCTGATCGGCGTGGTGAGCAGGAGCGACCTGCTGCGGGTGTATCTGCGGACGGATCAGGCGATCCGCAGGGAGATCGTCGAGGAGGTCCTCGTCAAGGCCCTGGGCGAGTCCCCTGCCGAAGTGCAGGTGGACGTCACGCACGGCCATGTCGTGCTCAGTGGGCACCTGTCGTCCCGGACGGCCGTCCCCGTACTCAAGGACATGTGCCGGGCTGTCGACGGGGTGGTGGCCGTGGAGTACAGGCCGCCGCGCACGGCCGGTTACGACGGCCCTTCGGGAGACGCGGCAGACGGCTGA